A DNA window from Macadamia integrifolia cultivar HAES 741 chromosome 4, SCU_Mint_v3, whole genome shotgun sequence contains the following coding sequences:
- the LOC122076543 gene encoding uncharacterized protein LOC122076543 isoform X2: protein MSHACVSQFHILCHKAVAALPVRRECVSVIARSCSTSSSLVTSPSTQLTLRPSAPVVAAAHLTPFNAPQRSEEWFALRRDKLTTSTFSTALGFWKGNRRSELWHEKVFMLDAGSITAAGKSAMEWGVLNESVAIEQYKSITGREVSSLGFAVHSEEQFKWLGASPDGLLGCCPGGGVLEVKCPYNKGMPELALPWSTMPFYYMPQVQGQMEIMAREWVDLYCWTPNGSTIFRICRDHEYFELIYGILREFWWENVITAREALVLGKDEDVESYRPAPKHKQTGLVISKSIKLAAEAKLICRDIAGHTEFYR, encoded by the coding sequence ATGAGCCATGCTTGTGTCTCCCAATTCCACATCCTGTGCCACAAGGCAGTGGCAGCTCTGCCGGTGAGAAGAGAGTGTGTTAGTGTCATTGCCCGATCCTGCTCTACCAGTAGCTCACTGGTGACATCTCCATCGACCCAGCTCACCCTTCGTCCTTCTGCACCAGTGGTAGCGGCCGCCCACCTAACCCCCTTTAATGCTCCACAGCGCTCGGAAGAGTGGTTTGCGCTCCGCAGGGATAAGCTGACAACTAGCACCTTCAGCACAGCTCTGGGATTCTGGAAGGGCAACCGCCGTTCTGAGCTCTGGCATGAGAAGGTGTTCATGTTGGATGCTGGATCCATTACTGCTGCTGGAAAATCTGCCATGGAGTGGGGTGTGCTCAATGAGTCTGTCGCAATAGAGCAGTACAAAAGCATCACAGGTCGTGAGGTTAGTTCCCTTGGGTTTGCAGTGCATTCAGAGGAGCAGTTCAAATGGCTTGGTGCCTCTCCAGATGGGCTTCTAGGATGTTGTCCTGGGGGTGGGGTCTTGGAGGTGAAGTGCCCATATAACAAGGGGATGCCTGAACTTGCTCTGCCATGGTCAACTATGCCTTTCTATTATATGCCTCAAGTGCAGGGTCAAATGGAGATCATGGCTAGAGAATGGGTTGATTTGTATTGCTGGACTCCAAATGGGAGTACAATCTTCCGTATTTGCCGAGATCATGAGTATTTTGAGCTGATTTATGGGATTCTGAGGGAATTTTGGTGGGAGAATGTTATAACTGCAAGAGAAGCTTTGGTGCTTGGAAAAGACGAGGATGTCGAGTCCTACAGGCCAGCTCCGAAACACAAGCAGACAGGGCTGGTTATTAGTAAGAGCATAAAATTGGCTGCTGAGGCAAAGCTGATATGCAGGGACATTGCTGGCCACACAGAGTTTTACAGGTGA
- the LOC122076543 gene encoding uncharacterized protein LOC122076543 isoform X1 gives MILQLKTTTINCLILSAMSHACVSQFHILCHKAVAALPVRRECVSVIARSCSTSSSLVTSPSTQLTLRPSAPVVAAAHLTPFNAPQRSEEWFALRRDKLTTSTFSTALGFWKGNRRSELWHEKVFMLDAGSITAAGKSAMEWGVLNESVAIEQYKSITGREVSSLGFAVHSEEQFKWLGASPDGLLGCCPGGGVLEVKCPYNKGMPELALPWSTMPFYYMPQVQGQMEIMAREWVDLYCWTPNGSTIFRICRDHEYFELIYGILREFWWENVITAREALVLGKDEDVESYRPAPKHKQTGLVISKSIKLAAEAKLICRDIAGHTEFYR, from the exons ATG ATCCTGCAACTGAAGACAACCACCATCAACTGCCTGATTTTGTCTGCAATGAGCCATGCTTGTGTCTCCCAATTCCACATCCTGTGCCACAAGGCAGTGGCAGCTCTGCCGGTGAGAAGAGAGTGTGTTAGTGTCATTGCCCGATCCTGCTCTACCAGTAGCTCACTGGTGACATCTCCATCGACCCAGCTCACCCTTCGTCCTTCTGCACCAGTGGTAGCGGCCGCCCACCTAACCCCCTTTAATGCTCCACAGCGCTCGGAAGAGTGGTTTGCGCTCCGCAGGGATAAGCTGACAACTAGCACCTTCAGCACAGCTCTGGGATTCTGGAAGGGCAACCGCCGTTCTGAGCTCTGGCATGAGAAGGTGTTCATGTTGGATGCTGGATCCATTACTGCTGCTGGAAAATCTGCCATGGAGTGGGGTGTGCTCAATGAGTCTGTCGCAATAGAGCAGTACAAAAGCATCACAGGTCGTGAGGTTAGTTCCCTTGGGTTTGCAGTGCATTCAGAGGAGCAGTTCAAATGGCTTGGTGCCTCTCCAGATGGGCTTCTAGGATGTTGTCCTGGGGGTGGGGTCTTGGAGGTGAAGTGCCCATATAACAAGGGGATGCCTGAACTTGCTCTGCCATGGTCAACTATGCCTTTCTATTATATGCCTCAAGTGCAGGGTCAAATGGAGATCATGGCTAGAGAATGGGTTGATTTGTATTGCTGGACTCCAAATGGGAGTACAATCTTCCGTATTTGCCGAGATCATGAGTATTTTGAGCTGATTTATGGGATTCTGAGGGAATTTTGGTGGGAGAATGTTATAACTGCAAGAGAAGCTTTGGTGCTTGGAAAAGACGAGGATGTCGAGTCCTACAGGCCAGCTCCGAAACACAAGCAGACAGGGCTGGTTATTAGTAAGAGCATAAAATTGGCTGCTGAGGCAAAGCTGATATGCAGGGACATTGCTGGCCACACAGAGTTTTACAGGTGA